The following nucleotide sequence is from Synechococcus sp. CBW1004.
GGGTGATCACCACGATCTCAGCGCCCGCTTCGCTGCTCTCGAACTGCACGATCGACTGGATCGACACGCCGGCCTGGCCGAAGCAGGTGCCGATGCGGCCGATCACTCCGGCCTCGTCGCAGGTGCGCAGGCGCACGTAATTGCGGTGGCGGGTGCTGGCGCCATCCACGAGCCGGCACTGGCGCCAGCTGCTGGCGGCCAGCAGCGGATCGAGCCCCGCCTCCGGCCCACCGACGCGGCGGATGCCGGCGATGTTGAGGATGTCGGCCACCACGGCCGAGGCGGTGGGGCCGGCGCCGGCACCCGGGCCGTAGAACATCACCTGCCCCACCGGATCTCCCTCCACCAGGATCGCGTTGTTGACCCCATGCACCCCGGCGAGCGGATGCTGACGGGGCAGCAGCGTGGGGTGGACCCGCACATCCAGGGGCAGAGCCTCACCGCCGGCCCCTTCGCCCAGCCGCTCGGCCACGGCCAGCAGCTTCACCACATAGCCCAGCTGGTTGGCATAGGCCACGTCGCGGGCCTGCAGGCGGTCGATGCCCTCGGTCGGGATCGCCTCGCGCGCCACGGGGCCGCCATAGGCCAGGCCCGCCAGGATCGCGATCTTGTCAGCGGCATCACCGCCCTGCACATCGGCGGCCGGATCGGCCTCGGCGTAGCCCAGCCGCTGGGCATCGGCGAGGACCGCCTCGTAGGCGGCGCCCTCATCGGCCATGCGGCTGAGGATGTAGTTGGTGGTGCCGTTGATGATGCCGCTCACCCGCTGGATGCGGTTGCCGCCGAGCGACTGCTTGAGCGGCTCGATGATCGGGATGCCGCCGCCCACCGCGGCCTCGATCAGCACGTAGACGCCGCGGGCGGTGGCGGCGGCGGCGATCTCCTGGCCGTAGCGGGCGATCACGGCCTTGTTGGCCGTCACCACCGGCTTCCCGGCGGCGATGGCGCGCAGGATCAGGGAGCGGGCCGGCTCCAGGCCACCCATCACCTCCACGACGATGTCGACGGCCGGATCGTCGACGACGGCCTGCGGATCGGTGCAGAGGAGCTCAGGGGCGAGATCGACCGGCCGGGGCCGACTGAGATCGCGCACGGCGACGCGCCGCAGGGCCAGATCGGCCACCAGCGGATGGCGCCCCTCCGGCTGCGCCAGGATCGCCGCCACGCCGGCTCCCACCGTGCCCAGCCCGAGCAAGCCGATGCCGATGGTCATGCGCTGCCCCATGTGCAAACGGGGATCCTAGAAATCCGTCGGCAGAGGTGCCCCGCGAGCCGCCAGGCCCCGGGCCATCCGGCGCTCAGGCCTCGGCCAGGGCGGCGGCCTGGGCCTGCATCAGGCGCAGGATGTTGAGGAAACCGTTGGCGCGCGACGGGGTGAGGCTGGCCTGCAGGCCGGTGCGGGCCAGGAAGGCCGGGTCGACAGCCGCCGCCTGGGCAGGCTCCAGCCCCTCGAGTCCTTCGATCAGCAGGGCAAGCAGGCCCTTGGTGATCGCCGCATCGGAATCGCCCAGCCAGTGCAGGCGACCGTCCCGGAGAGAGCCCACCACATACACCTGGGACACGCAGCCCTTCACCTTGAACGCGTCCTGGCGCAGCGCATCCGGGAAGGGCTCGAGCTTCTTCGCCAGCCAGAGCACGTATTCGTAGCGACGCTTCGGGTCGGCGGTGGTGGCCAGCCGCTCGACGATGCGATCAAGGGCGGGACTGCCGGTGCTCGCCGC
It contains:
- a CDS encoding SufE family protein, translated to MPESPSPAASTGSPALDRIVERLATTADPKRRYEYVLWLAKKLEPFPDALRQDAFKVKGCVSQVYVVGSLRDGRLHWLGDSDAAITKGLLALLIEGLEGLEPAQAAAVDPAFLARTGLQASLTPSRANGFLNILRLMQAQAAALAEA
- a CDS encoding homoserine dehydrogenase, with the protein product MTIGIGLLGLGTVGAGVAAILAQPEGRHPLVADLALRRVAVRDLSRPRPVDLAPELLCTDPQAVVDDPAVDIVVEVMGGLEPARSLILRAIAAGKPVVTANKAVIARYGQEIAAAATARGVYVLIEAAVGGGIPIIEPLKQSLGGNRIQRVSGIINGTTNYILSRMADEGAAYEAVLADAQRLGYAEADPAADVQGGDAADKIAILAGLAYGGPVAREAIPTEGIDRLQARDVAYANQLGYVVKLLAVAERLGEGAGGEALPLDVRVHPTLLPRQHPLAGVHGVNNAILVEGDPVGQVMFYGPGAGAGPTASAVVADILNIAGIRRVGGPEAGLDPLLAASSWRQCRLVDGASTRHRNYVRLRTCDEAGVIGRIGTCFGQAGVSIQSIVQFESSEAGAEIVVITHEVRESAFQEALEAIRALHEVEAIAACLRTL